One segment of Paenibacillus sp. FSL R7-0337 DNA contains the following:
- a CDS encoding class I SAM-dependent methyltransferase, with protein MLEQREMIQINKSGWDKVADQFFEGSFDILDYGDYAPTEEELHLLGQIEDSIILEVGCGSGHTLEYLAKRGARELWGVDLSSSQINTAKEVVSNLGTPVTFIESPMEDIPGLPDSYFDKAVSIYALGWTVNLQKTLSNIHRSLKLGGTLVFSWEHPVHSVVEYANEQLRFRRSYVIEGFEKHDSWRGTPIVMQYRKVSTFINELINAGFVIDKIIEDSTFDDNDTSNSSKWYSNAKARMIPSTLIIKCHKV; from the coding sequence ATGCTAGAACAAAGAGAAATGATACAAATAAACAAAAGTGGATGGGATAAAGTCGCTGATCAATTTTTCGAAGGCTCGTTTGATATTCTTGACTATGGTGATTATGCGCCAACGGAGGAAGAATTACATTTACTTGGACAAATTGAAGATAGCATTATTTTAGAAGTGGGTTGTGGTAGTGGGCATACCTTAGAATATCTCGCTAAACGTGGAGCACGAGAGTTGTGGGGTGTAGATCTATCCAGCTCACAAATAAATACAGCAAAAGAAGTTGTTTCAAACCTAGGCACTCCAGTCACCTTTATTGAATCACCGATGGAAGATATTCCGGGTCTTCCAGATAGCTATTTTGATAAAGCCGTCTCCATATATGCACTCGGTTGGACGGTAAATTTACAAAAGACGTTAAGCAATATTCATAGAAGCCTGAAGTTAGGCGGTACTTTGGTCTTTAGCTGGGAACATCCTGTACACAGTGTTGTTGAATACGCGAATGAACAATTAAGGTTTAGGCGTTCTTATGTAATTGAGGGTTTTGAAAAACATGATTCTTGGAGGGGCACACCGATAGTTATGCAATATCGAAAGGTAAGCACTTTTATTAACGAGCTTATAAATGCTGGATTTGTTATTGACAAGATAATTGAAGATTCAACATTCGATGATAATGATACAAGTAATTCAAGTAAGTGGTACTCTAATGCAAAGGCAAGAATGATACCATCTACTTTGATTATCAAATGTCATAAAGTCTAA
- a CDS encoding U32 family peptidase codes for MTELLAPAGSMEALKAAISNGCDAVYLGMQKFGARAYSSNFDLETLNEAVTYAHLRDVKIYVAMNTIVFENEVEEMKEQIRELNEIGVDGIIVQDLTAFDYIVKNFTDLEAHCSTQMGIDDVDGTLLFKELGAKRVVLSREVKIETVKEIKRVADIPLEIFVHGALCVSYSGNCLMSGLSGFRCANRGRCVGSCRKEYDLMDQTTGTSLGKSYILSTKDLNTIDYIHDLKEIDSLKIEGRMKVPTYVANVVSKYRMALDHKITEADKENLKKTFNRTFTKGYLFHEDRRNITNIARPNHFGYEIGTISRVEKDRYEITLTRTLNQNDTIRINHDNEDVNLTVAKLYNKDGDLINTADDVCYIKVKEKMSAGDVVYKTKDYFYHKELEASLEKEFKRFDLDISVYAYPDSKLVIEAEGFGFNYSYESEEILGEAINNPTTKDQVIKQFSRLNDTIFELNKVDYEEGNAFIPAKLLNAARREIVLGLYDLKLNSQKKRTKTVEAKEKISFAPVQPYLTASVTTQEQYDACVSCGITEIYFDNVVRRNQNDYQEKEGQLLIGGYGGIHHYRGTNPFVTDYSLNVINATSCYELYKLGAKRVTLSYEMNKSQIEDLMNAYVEENDGSPALEMIVYGRAPLMFTKYCPMRKMNQCRICRTKSYELKDEQATFPILSHEDCTAIILNGKTLNLLDELANLKGIEALRLNFTVESKEQVVNVIHMALGKLNGSMNHAVFNQETDTRGHFNKEIV; via the coding sequence ATGACTGAATTATTAGCGCCAGCAGGCAGTATGGAAGCTTTGAAAGCTGCAATATCCAATGGTTGTGATGCAGTATACTTAGGCATGCAAAAATTTGGTGCACGCGCATACTCCTCTAATTTTGACTTGGAAACGTTAAATGAGGCTGTTACGTATGCGCACCTGAGGGATGTTAAAATCTATGTTGCCATGAATACCATCGTGTTCGAGAACGAAGTGGAAGAGATGAAAGAGCAGATCCGCGAATTAAATGAAATCGGTGTGGATGGCATTATCGTCCAGGACCTGACGGCGTTTGATTATATTGTTAAAAACTTTACTGATCTGGAAGCACATTGTTCCACTCAGATGGGAATTGACGATGTAGACGGAACTTTATTATTCAAAGAACTTGGCGCGAAAAGAGTGGTTCTGTCCCGTGAGGTTAAGATTGAAACAGTCAAAGAGATCAAAAGAGTAGCTGACATCCCTTTAGAAATCTTCGTTCACGGTGCGTTATGTGTATCTTATTCGGGAAACTGTCTAATGTCAGGATTAAGCGGCTTTCGGTGCGCAAATCGCGGAAGATGTGTGGGTTCCTGCCGTAAGGAATACGATCTGATGGATCAGACAACAGGTACATCTTTAGGCAAAAGCTATATTTTATCCACTAAGGACTTGAACACAATTGATTACATTCATGATCTAAAAGAAATCGATTCTTTAAAAATAGAAGGCCGAATGAAAGTGCCTACGTATGTGGCTAATGTGGTATCCAAATATCGTATGGCCTTAGATCATAAAATCACTGAAGCAGATAAAGAAAATCTGAAGAAGACATTCAATCGCACCTTTACCAAAGGATATTTGTTCCACGAGGACCGGAGGAATATTACAAACATCGCAAGACCTAATCACTTTGGTTATGAGATTGGAACCATTAGCAGGGTTGAGAAGGACAGGTATGAAATCACACTTACACGTACTTTAAATCAAAACGACACCATCCGGATAAATCATGACAATGAAGATGTTAATTTGACGGTTGCCAAGCTATACAACAAAGACGGTGACTTAATCAACACAGCAGATGATGTCTGCTATATCAAAGTCAAAGAAAAGATGTCTGCGGGAGATGTAGTCTATAAAACGAAGGATTATTTCTACCACAAGGAATTAGAAGCCTCACTGGAAAAAGAATTTAAGCGGTTTGACCTAGATATTAGCGTATATGCATATCCAGATTCAAAGCTTGTCATAGAGGCGGAGGGCTTTGGTTTTAATTATTCCTATGAAAGTGAGGAAATATTAGGCGAAGCCATTAATAATCCAACCACCAAAGACCAGGTCATCAAGCAATTCTCCAGATTAAATGATACGATATTCGAACTCAATAAGGTCGATTATGAGGAAGGCAATGCGTTTATTCCAGCCAAACTGTTAAATGCAGCAAGAAGAGAAATTGTACTGGGCTTATATGATTTAAAGCTTAACAGCCAGAAGAAAAGAACCAAGACTGTGGAAGCCAAAGAAAAAATAAGCTTTGCCCCTGTACAACCATACCTCACGGCTTCTGTAACGACTCAGGAACAGTATGATGCTTGCGTGAGCTGTGGAATTACGGAAATCTATTTTGACAATGTGGTTAGAAGAAATCAGAATGATTATCAGGAAAAAGAAGGGCAGCTGCTGATCGGAGGATATGGCGGAATTCATCACTACCGAGGAACCAATCCGTTCGTTACGGACTATTCTCTAAATGTTATTAATGCTACTAGCTGCTATGAACTATATAAATTAGGTGCTAAGCGAGTCACTTTATCTTATGAAATGAATAAGAGCCAAATTGAAGATTTAATGAATGCTTATGTTGAAGAAAATGACGGTTCTCCTGCGCTGGAGATGATTGTGTATGGCAGAGCTCCATTGATGTTCACCAAATATTGTCCGATGCGAAAAATGAATCAATGCAGAATTTGCAGAACGAAGAGCTATGAGTTAAAAGATGAGCAAGCAACGTTCCCTATCCTTTCCCATGAGGATTGTACAGCGATTATTCTTAATGGGAAGACGCTTAATCTTCTAGATGAGCTGGCGAACCTCAAAGGAATCGAGGCGCTCCGGTTAAACTTCACCGTTGAATCTAAAGAGCAGGTTGTGAACGTCATTCATATGGCCTTAGGCAAATTGAATGGCTCAATGAATCATGCTGTGTTCAATCAGGAAACAGACACAAGAGGCCATTTTAATAAAGAGATTGTGTAG